In one window of Streptomyces roseofulvus DNA:
- a CDS encoding NAD-dependent epimerase/dehydratase family protein: MRVLLLGANGFIGRFVADRLLADPAVHLTALGRGDDADVRFDLATGSPGALTRFLDAVHPGVVVNCAGATRGGARDLTRHNTVAVATVCEALRRSGCGARLVQVGCASEYGPSQPGSSTAEDAVPRPGGPYGVSKLAATELVLGSGLDAVVLRVFSPVGPGTPAGSPLGRLAEAMRRAMQAGDGELKLSGLGVQRDFVDVRDVARAVHAASLSAAQGVVNIGTGRAVRLRDAAAVLARVAGYAGNLHEVDGPHGIPHRPVIGPPRTEATIAEQLAAAPFPYPDGCGPWQQADVRTARDRLGWRPRINLEESLADIWMEAACRI; this comes from the coding sequence ATGAGGGTGCTACTGCTCGGAGCCAACGGCTTCATCGGCCGCTTCGTCGCCGACAGGCTGCTCGCCGACCCGGCGGTCCACCTCACCGCCCTCGGCCGCGGCGACGACGCCGACGTCCGCTTCGACCTCGCCACCGGCAGCCCCGGCGCGCTCACCCGCTTCCTGGACGCCGTCCACCCCGGCGTGGTCGTCAACTGCGCGGGCGCCACCCGGGGCGGCGCCCGCGACCTGACCCGGCACAACACGGTCGCCGTCGCCACCGTCTGCGAGGCCCTGCGGCGCAGCGGCTGCGGCGCCCGGCTGGTCCAGGTCGGCTGCGCCTCCGAGTACGGGCCCAGCCAGCCCGGCTCCTCCACCGCCGAGGACGCCGTGCCGCGCCCGGGAGGCCCGTACGGCGTCTCCAAGCTCGCCGCCACCGAACTGGTCCTCGGCTCCGGGCTCGACGCGGTCGTGCTCCGGGTCTTCTCCCCGGTCGGCCCCGGCACCCCCGCCGGCTCCCCGCTCGGCCGGCTCGCCGAGGCGATGCGCCGGGCCATGCAGGCCGGCGACGGCGAGCTCAAGCTCAGCGGCCTCGGCGTGCAGCGGGACTTCGTGGACGTGCGGGACGTGGCCCGCGCCGTCCACGCCGCCTCCCTCTCCGCCGCCCAGGGCGTGGTCAACATCGGCACCGGACGGGCCGTCCGGCTGCGGGACGCAGCCGCCGTCCTCGCCCGCGTCGCCGGCTACGCGGGCAACCTGCACGAGGTGGACGGCCCGCACGGCATCCCGCACCGGCCCGTCATCGGCCCCCCGCGCACCGAGGCGACCATCGCCGAACAACTGGCCGCCGCGCCCTTCCCGTACCCCGACGGCTGCGGGCCCTGGCAGCAGGCCGACGTCCGCACCGCCCGCGACCGGCTCGGCTGGCGCCCCCGGATCAACCTGGAGGAGTCGCTCGCCGACATCTGGATGGAGGCGGCGTGTCGCATCTGA
- a CDS encoding spherulation-specific family 4 protein yields the protein MSHLTATGTVRALGVGAPGYAHPLLAPVEWAELTRPGTPVHWAVLNVADGPGSRPDPHCLETAGRLRQAGVRVLGHLDLAHGSRPFGELVSQAQRYLDWYRVGGFYLDRCPTDRTDLPGVRRVTTTLSALLGGDAHLVLGHGSHPYPGYAEAADQLVTFSGAWTDYRWSQVAEWTAEYPEGKFAHFVHGVPRTHLDEALRIARWQGAGTIFFTDRSGGPGGAAGQNTPFHSLPGYWDEIVSRIGPGVSE from the coding sequence GTGTCGCATCTGACCGCCACGGGGACGGTCCGGGCGCTCGGAGTGGGCGCCCCCGGCTACGCCCACCCGCTGCTCGCCCCGGTCGAATGGGCCGAACTGACCCGTCCCGGGACCCCCGTGCACTGGGCGGTGCTCAACGTCGCCGACGGCCCCGGCAGCCGCCCCGACCCGCACTGCCTGGAGACCGCGGGCCGGCTGCGGCAGGCGGGCGTGCGGGTGCTGGGGCACCTGGACCTGGCGCACGGTTCGCGCCCCTTCGGCGAGCTCGTCTCGCAGGCGCAGCGGTACCTCGACTGGTACCGGGTCGGCGGCTTCTATCTGGACCGCTGTCCCACGGACCGGACGGACCTGCCCGGAGTGAGAAGGGTCACCACCACCCTGTCGGCGCTCCTCGGCGGCGACGCCCACCTCGTCCTGGGGCACGGCAGCCATCCGTACCCCGGTTACGCGGAGGCGGCGGACCAGCTGGTGACCTTCTCCGGGGCCTGGACCGACTACCGCTGGTCGCAGGTGGCGGAGTGGACGGCCGAGTACCCGGAGGGGAAGTTCGCCCACTTCGTCCACGGGGTGCCGCGCACCCATCTCGACGAGGCGCTGCGGATCGCCCGCTGGCAGGGCGCCGGCACGATCTTCTTCACCGACCGCAGCGGGGGGCCCGGCGGAGCGGCGGGACAGAACACGCCATTTCACTCGCTGCCCGGCTACTGGGACGAAATCGTCTCGCGGATCGGACCGGGTGTCTCGGAATGA
- the moeZ gene encoding adenylyltransferase/sulfurtransferase MoeZ, with the protein MSLPPLVEPAAELTVDEVRRYSRHLIIPDVGMDGQKRLKNAKVLAVGAGGLGSPALMYLAAAGVGTLGIVEFDEVDESNLQRQIIHSQADIGRSKAESARDSVLGINPYVNVVLHEERLEADNVMDIFSQYDLIVDGTDNFATRYLVNDACVLLNKPYVWGSIYRFDGQASVFWSEHGPCYRCLYPEPPPPGMVPSCAEGGVLGVLCASIGSIQVNEAIKLLAGIGEPLVGRLMIYDALEMQYRQVKVRKDPNCAVCGENPTVTELIDYEAFCGVVSEEAQEAALGSTITPKQLKEWIDDGENIDIIDVREPNEYEIVSIPGARLIPKNEFLMGNALQDLPQDKKIVLHCKTGVRSAEVLAVLKSAGFADAVHVGGGVIGWVHQIEPEKPVY; encoded by the coding sequence GTGTCGCTGCCACCCCTGGTCGAGCCGGCCGCCGAGCTCACCGTAGACGAGGTCCGCAGGTACTCCCGCCACCTGATCATCCCCGACGTGGGGATGGACGGGCAGAAGCGGCTGAAGAACGCGAAGGTGCTGGCCGTCGGCGCCGGCGGCCTCGGGTCGCCGGCGCTCATGTACCTGGCCGCGGCCGGTGTCGGCACCCTCGGCATCGTGGAGTTCGACGAGGTCGACGAGTCGAACCTCCAGCGCCAGATCATCCACAGCCAGGCCGACATCGGCCGCTCCAAGGCCGAGTCGGCGCGCGACAGCGTGCTCGGCATCAACCCGTACGTGAACGTGGTCCTTCACGAGGAGCGGCTCGAGGCCGACAACGTGATGGACATCTTCAGCCAGTACGACCTGATCGTCGACGGCACCGACAACTTCGCCACCCGCTACCTGGTGAACGACGCCTGCGTGCTGCTGAACAAGCCGTACGTGTGGGGCTCGATCTACCGGTTCGACGGCCAGGCGTCGGTCTTCTGGTCCGAGCACGGTCCCTGCTACCGCTGCCTCTACCCGGAGCCCCCGCCGCCGGGCATGGTCCCGTCCTGCGCCGAGGGCGGCGTCCTGGGCGTGCTCTGCGCGTCCATCGGCTCCATTCAGGTCAACGAGGCCATCAAGCTCCTCGCCGGCATCGGCGAGCCGCTCGTCGGCCGTCTGATGATCTACGACGCCCTGGAGATGCAGTACCGCCAGGTGAAGGTCCGCAAGGACCCCAACTGCGCGGTCTGCGGCGAGAACCCGACCGTCACCGAGCTCATCGACTACGAGGCCTTCTGCGGCGTCGTGTCCGAGGAGGCCCAGGAGGCGGCGCTCGGCTCCACGATCACTCCGAAGCAGCTCAAGGAGTGGATCGACGACGGCGAGAACATCGACATCATCGACGTCCGCGAGCCGAACGAGTACGAGATCGTCTCGATCCCCGGCGCCCGCCTGATCCCGAAGAACGAGTTCCTGATGGGCAACGCCCTCCAGGACCTCCCGCAGGACAAGAAGATCGTCCTGCACTGCAAGACGGGTGTCCGCAGTGCGGAAGTCCTCGCCGTGCTCAAGTCCGCGGGCTTCGCGGACGCGGTGCACGTCGGCGGCGGCGTGATCGGCTGGGTCCACCAGATCGAGCCCGAGAAGCCGGTCTACTAG
- a CDS encoding alpha/beta hydrolase, with amino-acid sequence MSIRRRLTVLALGGVLVTGCTSAGSPAAAPSSAAPASSGTSSAAPSDAKPAPASGLPAPAPGLPASLTGQRPEWDRCDDVGGDWRCATVNVPLDHAKPAGATLPVALIRKEATDPKRRIGSLLFNFGGPGGSGVDMLPQLSDEYEELGERYDLVGFDPRGVSRSSGVVCRTDAEQAAAETRVDSTPDTPAEEAAFLKDAADFAAGCARRSGEVIPYTTTTATARDLDLIRHVLGDARLHYFGISYGTQLGGTYAHLFPGNVGRLVLDAVVDPTADSAGHARHQTIGFQRALDNYAGSTGQTPAAVGARITTLLASLDRRPLTVGDRRLTEGLAITGIAVTLYSEESWPLLTQALRAAESGNGAPLLRLADTYNDRDSRGRYSTQSHSQRAISCADSSERPTAARAKALLPEFRRLSPVFGAFLAWDTAGWCADWPVKGEAKTPAASAPGAAPILVVGTTGDPATPYEGAERMAKELGEGVGVLVTNKGEGHGAYGTSECVTETVDAYLLDGKVPAYGTTCG; translated from the coding sequence ATGTCCATACGCCGGCGTCTGACGGTCCTCGCCCTCGGCGGAGTGCTGGTCACCGGCTGTACGAGCGCGGGCTCCCCGGCCGCGGCCCCGTCCTCGGCCGCCCCCGCCTCCTCCGGCACCTCCTCCGCGGCCCCGTCGGACGCCAAGCCCGCTCCGGCCTCCGGCCTCCCCGCCCCCGCCCCCGGCCTGCCCGCCTCCCTCACCGGCCAGCGGCCGGAGTGGGACCGCTGCGACGACGTCGGCGGCGACTGGCGCTGCGCCACCGTGAACGTGCCGCTGGACCACGCGAAGCCGGCGGGCGCCACGCTCCCCGTCGCCCTCATACGCAAGGAGGCGACCGACCCGAAGCGGCGGATCGGTTCGCTGCTCTTCAACTTCGGCGGACCCGGCGGCTCCGGGGTGGACATGCTGCCGCAGCTCTCCGACGAGTACGAGGAGCTGGGCGAGCGCTACGACCTCGTGGGCTTCGACCCGCGCGGGGTGAGCCGCAGCTCCGGCGTCGTCTGCCGCACCGACGCCGAGCAGGCGGCGGCCGAGACCCGCGTCGACTCCACCCCGGACACGCCCGCCGAGGAGGCCGCCTTCCTGAAGGACGCGGCGGACTTCGCCGCCGGCTGCGCCCGCCGCTCCGGCGAGGTGATCCCGTACACCACCACCACGGCCACCGCCCGCGACCTGGACCTGATCCGGCACGTCCTCGGCGACGCCCGGCTGCACTACTTCGGCATCTCGTACGGCACCCAGCTCGGCGGCACCTACGCCCACCTCTTCCCCGGGAACGTCGGCCGGCTGGTCCTCGACGCGGTCGTCGACCCGACCGCCGACAGCGCGGGCCACGCCCGCCACCAGACGATCGGCTTCCAGCGGGCCCTGGACAACTACGCCGGGAGCACCGGGCAGACCCCCGCGGCCGTCGGCGCGCGGATCACCACGCTGCTCGCCTCGCTCGACCGGAGGCCGCTGACGGTCGGCGACCGGCGCCTCACCGAGGGCCTGGCGATCACCGGCATCGCGGTGACCCTCTACTCCGAGGAGAGCTGGCCGCTGCTCACCCAGGCGCTGCGGGCCGCCGAGTCCGGCAACGGCGCCCCGCTGCTGCGGCTCGCGGACACCTACAACGACCGGGACTCGCGGGGACGTTACTCCACCCAGTCGCACTCCCAGCGGGCGATCTCCTGCGCCGACTCCAGCGAGCGCCCGACCGCCGCGCGGGCGAAGGCGCTGCTGCCGGAGTTCCGCCGCCTCTCCCCCGTCTTCGGCGCCTTCCTCGCCTGGGACACGGCCGGCTGGTGCGCCGACTGGCCGGTGAAGGGCGAGGCGAAGACCCCGGCGGCGTCCGCCCCGGGCGCGGCCCCGATCCTGGTCGTGGGCACGACCGGCGACCCGGCGACCCCGTACGAGGGCGCCGAGCGGATGGCGAAGGAGCTGGGCGAGGGCGTCGGCGTCCTGGTCACCAACAAGGGCGAGGGGCACGGCGCCTACGGCACCTCGGAGTGCGTGACGGAGACGGTCGACGCGTACCTGCTCGACGGGAAGGTGCCCGCGTACGGCACGACCTGCGGGTAG
- a CDS encoding alpha/beta hydrolase: MPISAAQRAAALLTASAVLWLTGCSDDSGDGTPAASRPTGTGGLSALTEQQLEWDTCPPPSPAEGGGSAPSPLPDGTEWECAFLRTPLDWSQPEGETIELALIRARADDNARRIGSLIFNFGGPGGSGVTGLPGFATDYESLRTRYDLVSFDPRGVGRSEPVECATDKELDAYYALDFTPDDLAEERTLSDAQKAYATGCEKDSGTVLPHVGTESAARDMDLLRQVLGDDKLHYFGISYGTELGGVYAHLFPERVGRAVFDAVVDPDAGVEEGALGQAKGFQLALDNFAQDCVDRGDECALPGATVAEVEEGVTDLLAALDKKPIPGIGSRKLTQTQATNGIAQSLYSKEFWPYLEQGLEAADGGDGALLLALSDSMNGRGENGSYSNIQAANAAINCVDFKERYTLGQAKERLPQFREASPVFGDFMGWALSSCSQWPVPGAWDHPDVSAPGAAPILVVGNTGDPATPYEGARAMVQALGKGVGVELTYEGEGHGAYNGGSACVKKAVDGYLLDGKVPATGTVCK, translated from the coding sequence ATGCCGATCTCCGCCGCCCAGCGCGCCGCCGCCCTCCTCACCGCCTCCGCCGTCCTCTGGCTGACCGGCTGCTCGGACGACTCCGGCGACGGGACCCCCGCGGCCTCCCGCCCCACCGGCACCGGCGGGCTCTCGGCGCTGACGGAACAGCAGCTGGAGTGGGACACCTGCCCGCCCCCGTCCCCGGCGGAGGGCGGCGGCTCGGCACCGTCGCCGCTGCCGGACGGCACGGAGTGGGAGTGCGCCTTCCTGCGGACGCCGCTCGACTGGTCGCAGCCGGAGGGCGAGACGATCGAACTCGCGCTGATCCGCGCCCGGGCCGACGACAACGCCCGCCGCATCGGCTCCCTGATCTTCAACTTCGGCGGCCCGGGCGGCTCCGGCGTCACCGGCCTGCCCGGCTTCGCCACCGACTACGAGTCCCTCCGCACGCGCTACGACCTGGTGTCCTTCGACCCGCGCGGGGTCGGCCGCAGCGAGCCGGTCGAGTGCGCCACGGACAAGGAGCTGGACGCCTACTACGCGCTGGACTTCACCCCGGACGACCTGGCGGAGGAACGGACGCTGTCCGACGCGCAGAAGGCGTACGCGACAGGCTGCGAGAAGGACTCGGGCACGGTCCTGCCGCACGTCGGCACGGAGAGCGCGGCCCGCGACATGGACCTGCTGCGCCAGGTCCTCGGCGACGACAAGCTGCACTACTTCGGCATCTCGTACGGCACGGAGCTCGGCGGCGTCTACGCCCACCTCTTCCCCGAGCGGGTGGGCCGTGCCGTCTTCGACGCGGTGGTGGACCCGGACGCGGGCGTCGAGGAGGGCGCACTGGGCCAGGCCAAGGGCTTCCAGCTGGCACTCGACAACTTCGCGCAGGACTGCGTGGACCGGGGCGACGAGTGCGCCCTGCCGGGCGCGACGGTCGCCGAGGTCGAGGAGGGCGTCACCGACCTCCTCGCCGCGCTCGACAAGAAGCCGATCCCCGGCATCGGCAGCCGGAAGCTGACCCAGACCCAGGCGACCAACGGCATCGCCCAGTCGCTGTACTCGAAGGAGTTCTGGCCGTACCTGGAGCAGGGCCTGGAGGCGGCGGACGGCGGCGACGGCGCGCTGCTGCTCGCCCTCTCGGACTCGATGAACGGACGCGGGGAGAACGGCAGTTACAGCAACATCCAGGCCGCCAACGCCGCCATCAACTGCGTGGACTTCAAGGAGCGGTACACCCTCGGCCAGGCCAAGGAGCGGCTGCCGCAGTTCCGCGAGGCGTCACCGGTCTTCGGCGACTTCATGGGCTGGGCGCTGTCGAGCTGCTCGCAGTGGCCGGTGCCCGGCGCCTGGGACCACCCCGACGTGTCGGCGCCCGGCGCCGCGCCGATCCTGGTGGTCGGCAACACCGGCGACCCGGCGACCCCGTACGAGGGCGCCCGCGCGATGGTGCAGGCGCTCGGCAAGGGCGTCGGCGTGGAGCTGACGTACGAGGGCGAGGGCCACGGCGCCTACAACGGCGGCAGCGCCTGCGTGAAGAAGGCCGTCGACGGCTACCTCCTGGACGGCAAGGTCCCCGCCACGGGCACCGTCTGCAAGTAG
- a CDS encoding MarR family transcriptional regulator — MQGKSRPPATAAEAISRMDTYVALGLIGQQEVAQALGLNVTDLTCLGHVLGAGAEPLSAGDLAERANLTTGAVTGVLNRLEKAGYARRVPDPGDRRRVRVVADPAAVVRLTELYQPFYDRLGELFARYTPEETAVIADWFAHAAEAARAHLDALRDRAS, encoded by the coding sequence GTGCAGGGCAAGAGCCGGCCGCCGGCCACCGCCGCCGAGGCGATCTCGCGCATGGACACCTATGTGGCGCTCGGCCTGATCGGGCAGCAGGAGGTGGCCCAGGCGCTCGGCCTCAACGTGACCGACCTCACCTGCCTCGGCCATGTGCTCGGCGCCGGCGCGGAGCCGCTCTCCGCGGGCGACCTCGCCGAGCGGGCCAACCTCACCACCGGCGCGGTCACCGGCGTCCTCAACCGGCTGGAGAAGGCCGGGTACGCCCGCAGGGTCCCCGACCCGGGCGACCGCCGCCGGGTCCGCGTGGTCGCCGACCCGGCGGCGGTGGTCCGCCTGACCGAGCTGTACCAGCCCTTCTACGACCGGCTCGGGGAGCTCTTCGCCCGCTACACCCCCGAGGAGACCGCCGTGATCGCGGACTGGTTCGCCCACGCCGCCGAAGCGGCCCGCGCCCACCTCGACGCCCTTCGCGACCGCGCGAGCTGA
- a CDS encoding HGxxPAAW family protein, which produces MSAHGDVDLGHTLAGWTGTALATLGCAAAGAALCLGSAWAGALGAALLAAAALTTWLLHLAGWGKPSGPRPAAQWDWRVRDTAARAGHPDCLGCRMAGRRARALVVTPPAAGRAPVRA; this is translated from the coding sequence ATGAGCGCCCACGGCGACGTCGACCTCGGCCACACCCTGGCCGGCTGGACCGGAACCGCCCTCGCCACCCTCGGCTGCGCCGCCGCCGGCGCGGCCCTCTGCCTCGGCTCGGCCTGGGCCGGAGCGCTCGGCGCCGCCCTCCTCGCCGCCGCCGCCCTCACCACCTGGCTGCTGCACCTCGCCGGCTGGGGCAAGCCCTCCGGACCCCGCCCCGCCGCCCAGTGGGACTGGCGCGTCCGCGACACCGCGGCCCGGGCCGGGCACCCGGACTGCCTCGGCTGCCGCATGGCGGGACGACGGGCGCGCGCGCTCGTGGTCACGCCCCCGGCGGCGGGCCGCGCGCCCGTACGCGCCTGA